The following coding sequences lie in one Bifidobacterium sp. ESL0690 genomic window:
- a CDS encoding MraY family glycosyltransferase, producing the protein MRVYLFIAAIAGGATWLVTPLIRHLAIEIGAVGEVRARDVHTVPTPRMGGLAMLIGLTVAIVFASKMPFISGLFVGSYQAWVVLAGAVLICLLGVADDLWDLDWMLKLAGQLLISVFVAWGGVQIIFLPFGSLVTASPSISMAITAFLIVASINAVNFVDGLDGLASGIVAIGGIAFAVYSYVIARSTPSYASMATLLDVALVGICVGFLLHNWHPAKLFMGDSGSMLLGYMITCASIIMTGHLDPASVHTSLYLPAFMPILLPILVLFLPVLDMCLAIVRRLSKGQSPMHPDRMHLHHRMLRIGHSVQGAVLILWGWAALISFGSIMILFFRWQYVAIGMIIAAVILTICTMSPYLMRRWLELQKEEDPDVRNARHSRKHK; encoded by the coding sequence GTGAGAGTCTACCTGTTCATTGCCGCGATTGCGGGAGGGGCCACTTGGCTGGTCACCCCTCTGATCCGCCATCTCGCCATCGAAATCGGTGCGGTCGGCGAAGTTCGCGCGCGTGATGTGCATACGGTGCCGACTCCGCGTATGGGCGGGCTGGCGATGCTCATAGGACTTACGGTGGCGATTGTGTTTGCCAGCAAAATGCCTTTCATATCAGGCCTTTTCGTTGGCTCGTATCAGGCGTGGGTGGTGCTCGCCGGTGCTGTGCTGATTTGTCTTCTTGGTGTGGCAGACGACCTATGGGATCTGGATTGGATGCTCAAACTTGCTGGCCAGCTCCTGATTTCCGTCTTCGTGGCATGGGGCGGGGTACAGATTATTTTCTTGCCGTTCGGCTCGTTGGTGACGGCTTCGCCAAGCATTTCCATGGCCATTACGGCTTTCCTTATTGTCGCTTCAATTAATGCGGTCAACTTTGTTGACGGGCTCGACGGCCTTGCCTCCGGTATCGTCGCCATCGGTGGCATCGCGTTCGCTGTCTATTCCTACGTCATCGCGCGTTCCACGCCGAGTTACGCCTCGATGGCCACATTGCTCGACGTTGCTCTGGTCGGCATCTGTGTCGGCTTTTTGCTGCATAACTGGCATCCGGCGAAGCTCTTTATGGGCGATTCCGGCTCGATGCTTTTGGGCTATATGATTACCTGCGCGTCGATTATCATGACCGGCCATCTCGACCCGGCTTCCGTGCATACCAGCCTTTATCTGCCGGCGTTTATGCCGATTCTGCTGCCGATTCTGGTACTCTTCCTGCCCGTTCTCGACATGTGCCTGGCCATCGTGCGCCGCCTGAGCAAAGGCCAGTCGCCGATGCACCCCGACCGTATGCATCTGCACCACCGCATGCTGCGAATCGGCCACAGCGTGCAGGGCGCAGTGCTGATTCTTTGGGGTTGGGCGGCGCTGATCTCCTTCGGCTCGATTATGATTCTCTTCTTCCGCTGGCAATATGTGGCCATCGGCATGATTATCGCAGCCGTGATCCTGACAATATGCACGATGTCCCCGTACCTGATGCGACGGTGGTTGGAATTGCAAAAAGAGGAGGACCCGGACGTGCGCAATGCGCGACATTCCCGAAAGCACAAGTAA
- a CDS encoding PIF1 family DEAD/DEAH box helicase, whose product MKQAEALTILDAGANAFITGAPGAGKTYVLNEFIRSARARGASVAVTASTGIAATHINGQTIHSWSGVGVSQVMTPELLKRIRSRRKRKIEAADILVIDEVSMLPAWLFDMVDDVCRALRHSPEPFGGLQVVLSGDFFQLPPVKKSFRRDDMAPSPEFLMSRQRYADAGKDADGFVTESLVWDELNPVVCYLTEQHRQDDGQLLTVLTDIREGGVTQEDHDVLADRLGKSPAAGEVAVHLFPVNKQADTLNDLRLSQIHDETHDYVAESAGPANLVKRLKKNMLAPEKLELKTGAAVMALRNDADHQYVNGSIGKVEGFVSEAKGGWPIVAFENGNTVTMKQASWDMMDGEAVLASVKQVPLRCAWAITIHKSQGMTLDRAVMNLRRTFAPGMGYVALSRVENLDGLYLDDISERAFMVSPDAVLLDGQLRDNSKAACARLAEEGSDAFTKQASGQLAGDTDEFAQDELF is encoded by the coding sequence ATGAAGCAGGCGGAGGCGCTGACGATTCTTGACGCGGGGGCAAATGCGTTCATCACCGGTGCTCCCGGTGCTGGCAAGACCTACGTCTTGAACGAGTTCATTCGTTCCGCCCGCGCTCGTGGCGCTTCTGTTGCTGTTACGGCTTCCACCGGCATCGCGGCCACACACATCAACGGCCAAACCATCCATTCCTGGTCCGGTGTCGGCGTCTCACAGGTCATGACTCCGGAATTGCTGAAGCGGATTCGTTCGCGCCGCAAGCGCAAGATCGAGGCGGCCGATATTCTCGTCATCGATGAGGTCTCGATGCTGCCCGCGTGGCTCTTCGACATGGTCGACGACGTCTGCCGCGCGTTGCGGCACAGCCCCGAGCCGTTCGGCGGACTGCAAGTCGTGCTTTCCGGTGATTTCTTCCAGCTTCCGCCGGTCAAAAAATCATTCCGTCGTGATGATATGGCTCCGAGCCCAGAATTTCTGATGTCACGTCAGCGTTATGCCGATGCAGGAAAGGATGCCGACGGCTTTGTCACTGAATCGTTGGTCTGGGACGAGCTCAATCCCGTGGTCTGCTATTTGACCGAGCAACACCGTCAGGATGATGGTCAACTGCTCACCGTTCTTACCGATATCCGCGAAGGCGGCGTTACGCAGGAAGATCATGACGTTCTCGCGGACCGTCTTGGCAAATCGCCTGCCGCGGGGGAGGTGGCCGTCCATCTGTTCCCGGTCAACAAACAGGCCGACACATTGAACGACCTGCGGCTTTCGCAGATCCACGATGAAACGCACGACTATGTCGCCGAATCGGCGGGTCCGGCCAACCTGGTCAAAAGACTTAAGAAGAATATGCTCGCCCCCGAAAAGCTGGAGCTCAAAACCGGTGCGGCCGTGATGGCGCTGCGCAACGATGCCGACCACCAGTATGTCAACGGGTCCATCGGCAAGGTGGAGGGTTTTGTCTCAGAAGCGAAGGGTGGTTGGCCGATCGTCGCCTTTGAAAACGGCAACACCGTGACCATGAAGCAGGCTTCGTGGGACATGATGGATGGCGAGGCCGTGCTGGCCAGCGTCAAACAGGTGCCGTTGCGTTGCGCGTGGGCCATCACCATCCATAAGTCGCAGGGCATGACGCTCGACCGCGCCGTGATGAATTTGCGCCGTACTTTTGCGCCGGGCATGGGCTACGTCGCGCTTTCCCGTGTGGAAAACCTTGACGGCCTCTATCTCGATGACATCAGCGAACGAGCGTTCATGGTCTCGCCCGATGCCGTTTTGCTCGACGGCCAGCTGCGCGACAATTCCAAGGCCGCCTGTGCCCGTCTGGCCGAAGAAGGCAGCGATGCCTTCACCAAGCAGGCTTCCGGTCAGCTCGCCGGCGATACCGACGAATTCGCCCAGGACGAGCTCTTCTAG
- a CDS encoding XRE family transcriptional regulator, producing MASNNVTAIATRSGKWWAIEVPERPGLFTQVRRLDQVDSMVRDAAKALGKPVGSVHLEIRLGDERDDEMINELHEARDEAAKAQEKASTLTRSTISSLRKRGFKLADIAQIIGLTVQRVSALQYS from the coding sequence ATGGCAAGCAATAACGTCACTGCAATCGCGACGCGTTCCGGAAAATGGTGGGCCATCGAAGTTCCGGAACGTCCCGGACTTTTTACCCAAGTCAGGCGCCTCGACCAGGTCGATTCCATGGTTCGAGACGCGGCGAAGGCGCTTGGTAAGCCGGTTGGTTCTGTCCACCTTGAAATCCGGCTTGGAGACGAACGAGACGACGAGATGATCAACGAATTGCACGAGGCACGGGACGAAGCGGCGAAAGCACAGGAAAAAGCTTCGACGTTGACACGCAGCACGATTTCTTCATTACGCAAACGCGGCTTCAAGCTTGCGGATATCGCTCAAATCATCGGATTGACAGTGCAGCGAGTCAGTGCGTTGCAGTATTCGTGA
- the guaB gene encoding IMP dehydrogenase produces the protein MALNSQPDIQSSYNPLPPVFAKMGLAYDDVLLLPNETDVIPSHVDTTTHLTREITMKVPVLSAAMDTVTESDMAIAMARNGGIGVLHRNLSIDDQASQVDIVKRSESGMITDPLTVNPEATLADLDKLCGRFHISGLPVVDSDNKLLGIITNRDMRFIASEDYDKLKVKDVMTKDGLITGPANISREDAHDLLAKHKVEKLPLVDDEGKLAGLITVKDFVKTEQYPDATKDDQGRLRVAAGIGFLGDAWQRASALMEAGVDVLVVDTANGEAHLALDMIKRLKSDRAFNGVQIIGGNVATASGAQAMIDAGVDAVKVGVGPGSICTTRVVAGVGVPQLTAVYDAAQVCRAAGVPCIADGGIHYSGDIAKALVAGASTVMLGGALAGCDETPGEKVLLHGKQYKLYRGMGSLGAMAPRGKKSYSKDRYFQADVTSNDKVIPEGVEGEVPYRGSLNAVLYQMIGGLHQSMFYIGAHNIKEMAEKGRFIRITTAGLRESHPHDIVMTTEAPNYSGFHND, from the coding sequence ATGGCTTTAAATTCTCAACCTGATATCCAGTCATCCTACAATCCATTGCCTCCCGTTTTTGCAAAAATGGGATTGGCTTACGATGATGTATTACTTCTGCCCAACGAGACCGACGTCATTCCCTCTCACGTGGACACCACCACGCATCTGACCCGCGAAATCACCATGAAGGTGCCCGTGCTCTCCGCGGCTATGGACACCGTCACCGAATCTGATATGGCCATTGCTATGGCCCGCAACGGCGGCATCGGCGTGCTGCACCGCAACCTTTCCATCGACGACCAGGCCTCGCAGGTCGACATCGTCAAGCGCAGCGAATCGGGCATGATTACCGACCCGCTCACCGTCAACCCCGAGGCCACCCTTGCCGATCTCGACAAGCTGTGTGGCCGTTTCCATATTTCGGGCCTTCCCGTGGTCGATAGCGACAACAAGCTGCTCGGCATCATCACCAACCGAGACATGCGTTTCATCGCGTCCGAAGATTACGACAAGCTCAAGGTCAAGGACGTCATGACCAAGGACGGGCTCATCACCGGTCCGGCGAATATCTCACGTGAAGACGCCCACGACCTCCTTGCCAAGCACAAGGTCGAAAAGCTACCGCTGGTCGACGACGAAGGCAAGCTCGCCGGGCTTATCACCGTCAAGGACTTCGTGAAGACCGAACAGTATCCGGACGCCACCAAGGACGACCAAGGCCGTTTGCGCGTGGCCGCCGGTATCGGCTTCCTCGGCGACGCCTGGCAGCGTGCTTCCGCTCTGATGGAGGCCGGTGTCGACGTGCTCGTGGTCGATACCGCCAACGGTGAAGCGCATCTCGCTCTCGATATGATCAAGCGGCTCAAGTCCGACCGCGCCTTCAACGGCGTGCAGATCATCGGCGGCAACGTGGCGACCGCTTCCGGCGCTCAGGCCATGATCGACGCCGGCGTCGATGCCGTCAAGGTAGGCGTGGGCCCTGGCTCCATCTGCACCACGCGCGTGGTCGCCGGTGTTGGTGTTCCGCAGCTTACGGCCGTCTATGACGCGGCTCAGGTCTGCCGTGCGGCCGGCGTGCCTTGCATCGCCGACGGTGGCATCCACTATTCCGGCGACATCGCCAAGGCGCTTGTGGCCGGAGCTTCGACCGTCATGCTCGGCGGCGCGCTCGCCGGCTGCGACGAGACTCCGGGCGAAAAGGTGCTGCTGCACGGCAAGCAGTACAAGCTTTACCGCGGCATGGGCTCGCTCGGTGCGATGGCCCCGCGTGGCAAGAAGTCCTACTCCAAGGACCGCTACTTCCAAGCCGACGTCACCAGCAACGACAAGGTCATCCCCGAAGGCGTCGAAGGAGAGGTGCCGTATCGCGGCTCCCTCAATGCGGTGCTCTACCAGATGATTGGCGGCCTGCACCAGTCGATGTTCTACATCGGTGCCCATAACATCAAGGAAATGGCCGAAAAAGGTCGCTTCATCCGTATCACCACAGCCGGCCTGCGCGAATCGCATCCGCACGACATCGTGATGACCACGGAGGCCCCGAACTACAGCGGTTTCCACAACGACTGA
- the orn gene encoding oligoribonuclease yields the protein MVNAQDDETYSAEDSRLIWIDCEMTGLDIFGGDELVEVSVVPTDFNLKVLDEGVDYVIKPSQKAVDHMGDFVRAMHTRSGLINEWETGLSLADAEKKVTEYVARFTPDGVKPLLAGNTIGSDKKFLDHFMPNFMSHLHYRSIDVSTIKELARRWYPAVYMNRPPKNGGHRALADIIESLDELRYYREAFMAPSPGPDEAEAKKIEADIEATSLLNK from the coding sequence ATGGTGAATGCTCAGGATGACGAGACGTATTCGGCGGAGGATTCCCGCCTGATTTGGATCGACTGCGAGATGACCGGCCTCGATATTTTCGGCGGCGACGAACTCGTGGAAGTCTCCGTGGTGCCGACCGATTTCAATCTCAAGGTGCTCGACGAGGGCGTGGACTACGTCATCAAGCCGTCGCAGAAGGCCGTCGACCACATGGGCGACTTTGTGCGCGCAATGCACACCCGTTCCGGCCTGATCAACGAGTGGGAGACCGGGCTGAGCCTGGCCGACGCCGAAAAGAAGGTCACCGAGTATGTCGCCCGCTTCACGCCTGACGGGGTCAAGCCGCTGCTCGCCGGCAACACCATTGGCAGCGACAAGAAGTTCCTCGACCACTTCATGCCGAACTTCATGAGTCATCTGCATTATCGCAGCATCGACGTCAGCACCATCAAGGAGCTCGCACGTCGCTGGTATCCGGCGGTCTACATGAACCGTCCGCCCAAGAACGGCGGCCACCGTGCGCTCGCTGACATCATCGAGTCGCTGGACGAGCTGCGCTACTACCGCGAGGCCTTCATGGCCCCGTCGCCTGGCCCGGACGAGGCAGAAGCCAAGAAGATCGAGGCCGATATAGAGGCTACGAGTCTGCTCAACAAGTAG
- a CDS encoding L-threonylcarbamoyladenylate synthase, whose protein sequence is MSDVRAIDDESLTLAAKIVKDGGLVVLPTDTVYGVAASPFSAKAVSRIYEAKRRPRSKALQVLLSSVDDLDGLGLYLPVPLDRLSKAFLPGPFSPIAVAKVGSKLVTLREEMNGSKTQAVRVPDSEACLKTLRATGPLACSSANRSGGESPQTVQEAVAALGDDVDLYLDGGPTTSHVASTVVAADPNERDGISIVREGVISEVQVRSALMDAEGGSLNA, encoded by the coding sequence ATGAGCGACGTTCGTGCGATTGATGACGAATCCCTTACTTTGGCAGCAAAGATTGTCAAAGACGGAGGCCTTGTCGTCTTGCCGACCGACACGGTTTACGGCGTAGCCGCAAGTCCTTTCAGTGCCAAAGCCGTAAGCCGCATTTACGAGGCGAAGCGGCGCCCGCGCAGCAAGGCGCTGCAGGTGCTGCTGTCATCGGTCGATGACCTGGACGGGCTTGGATTGTATCTCCCGGTGCCGTTGGACCGGCTTTCCAAGGCTTTCCTGCCTGGCCCGTTTTCTCCAATTGCCGTGGCCAAGGTTGGTTCGAAACTGGTCACGCTACGCGAGGAAATGAACGGAAGCAAAACCCAAGCCGTGCGCGTGCCGGATTCTGAAGCTTGCCTCAAGACGTTGCGTGCCACTGGGCCGCTGGCTTGTTCGAGTGCGAACCGCAGCGGGGGAGAAAGCCCGCAAACGGTTCAGGAAGCTGTGGCCGCGCTTGGTGATGACGTCGATTTGTATCTTGACGGAGGGCCTACCACGAGCCATGTCGCGAGCACGGTGGTTGCCGCCGATCCGAACGAACGCGACGGCATTTCAATTGTGCGTGAGGGCGTTATCAGCGAGGTGCAGGTACGCAGCGCGTTGATGGATGCCGAAGGCGGGAGTCTGAACGCGTGA